The nucleotide sequence GTAGATCTTGCCCGTCGGGTTCGCCACCTGCAGCTTGCGGTCGAAGTCCACGTCGATCATGTCCGGCGCGTTCGGATTGTATTTTAACGCCCGATCCGCCGCGATCACGTTGAAGCTCTTCACCGGCGCGTCCGCCGGGCAAACCGACTTCGCCGACGCCGGAATCTCATCCCGGCCCGGCAGCTTCTTCAGATCCGGGACCTCTTTATCCAGCACCCGGATGATCCCCCAGCTCCCTTCCGAAAGATGGGAAGCCCGGCCGTTATAATGGAGGTAGTCCCCGGCCATCTGCTGGGGCCCCCCGGCTTTGCTGACTAGATCATAGCGTTCGGCAATGCCGACATGCTGTGCATTCCGGAAATCCGAATGCTCGGCGTAGCGCTCCGTCCGGAAGGCGTGGCCGGCCACATGCCAAGTGTGCGTCTCATTCATTAATGTGTGCAACAAACGGAATACGATGGTATCCCCCAGATAGGCCCGAAGCAGCGGCGTGCTCGGGTCCTGATAAACCCGGCTTGAAAAAACCATCGACGGCTCCGGTTTGAACTTCAACCGCCTGGCGATCGACTCGGCCCGGAAGTTTAAACCGCCGCCCGTGGTATGCGTCCCGCCGTTGAGCATCGTGATGGCCACCTTGTCCAGATCATACGGCATTTTAAACGACAGCGTCTGACCGGCGTCGATCGAGGCCTGAACCGTCTGTCCCGGCGGGTTTCCCACCGTCACGACCTGAGCGGTCGTCGGCACGGTGTCGTGCGGCATCACCACCAACTCCCGGAAGCTGCCGTTCACCCCGTAGCCGATCGGCTCGGTCGAATGGATATCGGCAATCGGTCCGCTCCGGATCTCCTTCCCGGTTTTCGGATCATGGTAGGTCGACCCGTAGGGCTCCACGATCATCGCTCCCACGCCGCCGTGCGGCCAGGTGGTCGCGCCGAAGGCATGGTCATGCCAGAAGACCGTGCCGACGTCCGCATCCACCCACATCCGGTACCGGACAAACTCGACCGAGGCGATCTCGTTTTTCTCGTGATCGAAGCGCAGCGGCTCCGTGAAGGTGATGGTGTCCCCTTTGATATCCTTGATCCAGAGGACCTCCGAGGTCTTCACCTGCTCCATCCCGATCATCAGGTCGGTTCCCACATGGAACGGCGTCGCGCCCTCCACCATCTTGATCTGGATGCTGCTCGAACCGGCCTTCGCATCGGCGGTCAGGACGGCGTTCATCGGAGGCGGAAGGCCCTTATGAACCTTTTTCTCCAATTCGCTGAAGGGGCGAACCGACTGCTCGTAAGAAAAGCCGGTGATCACCCCGTCGGAGGCCTGGTTGTCGAACTGGATGAAGTGCGGGTGGATATTGATCTTCGACATCTGGAAGTTCGTGGTGTCGTTGTCCAACCATTCGCTTTTCAGGATCACATCCACGCAGTCATAGACGCTGGAGCGATAGACCAAGGGAATCGTCTTATCTCCGGCGGGATTGGCCTTGACTTCGGCCTCCTCATCTTGAAGGACAAAGAGCGTCCCGTTGGGATCCAGCACCGGCTTTTCCTTGCCGAGCGCCTTCGTCAACTGGATCGGCGTCTGGATGAAATGGATCGTATACTGTTTTCTCCCCGCATTGGAAGGGCAGAGACTCCACCGCCCCTGCTCTCCCGGTTTGGCGGGCTGGTTTGTTTCCTGGCCCTGGGCGCCCTTGCTGCCCGGGTCGGTCGACAAGGCTCCGTTGTCCTTATCCATATGGATCGGCTCCAGCCACGGGGCCGGTCCATGATGACGCGCAAACGGAACCCGTTTTCCAAAATGCGGCCTGAAATTCGGCCAGGCGAGCTTTCCCGTCTTCTCATCAAACAGCATCGGCGGCCGCTTCCCCGGCATCGGCGATTTGTACTTCGGCCACTCAAACGCGCCGGTCACTTCCGGCTCGCCCATCGCTTTGTTCCCGTCCCAGGTCCAGTCCCATACCGTCGCGTCATAGGCCTCGATCTGGCCCTTCTCGTCGGCAGTATGGCCCGGCTGGCCGGCCGGCGGAACCATCATCTTGACCCAATCCTTGATCGAAATATCCGGAATCGGTTTCGACCAGTCGGTCTTGTTCGCCGTGATATGCCACTTCTTATCATACCAATCCATCGTCCTATCGACCAGCTTGTCGGAGGTCACGGCCGGCTTCATCCGGCCCTTCCGGTCGGGAAGCTCCTGCAAGGGCGGCATGATGTCGGTGCTGCCGAACGGATAGTTTCCGATCTGCAACGTGTTGTACACCCGCCAGTAACCCCACATCCCGGCGACATAGTGATGCGCCACGTGACAGTGGAACAGGAAATCCCCGGCCAGCTGCTGGCAGAGTCCGGAACCGCACTCGGTCTGGAGATCGACAACTTCGGAAGGCCCGATCACCTGGACGTCCACCCGATCGGAGGTCGTGCGGACTTCCGGGAACTTCACCGGACCGTTTGAGGCCGCATTCATGAGGAAGTCGGCCTTCCCGTCGGCTTTCGGCTGGCGAAGCCACCGGATCGTTCCGCCGTGCGGATGGTGCGAATGAAAGACCTCGCCGCCCCCGTGGACCAAGCGGAACTTGGCCGGGTCCCCCATATAAGACCGCGGGATGGTCGTGGGAACGTCGCCGAAGGTGTAGGCGCT is from Nitrospiria bacterium and encodes:
- a CDS encoding multicopper oxidase domain-containing protein; amino-acid sequence: MKNVRSAVFSGLLALLLTLATKGVVISGETGYAPPSGPDSPNTAAPGWQEKFKEQIVREDAAEGRTGHEDQVNAAMQKLMDEIANGGHGHAAGANGGGSMAGMAAMQPNNREGHAGGSGPFADMSTMQQMDRSFILGPASTSESVASGGHCPANAPVKEYDISAINIEITINQWLDYFPGYMYVLTGNVEKARADEKANQEARKKPGYDPGAVTTGLQTDTIQPLNIRGNQGDCVIITLRNQMKDDDVSLHIHGSSMIVKSTGQAATMANPDSDVKPGKSQVFEWYIRPDEQEGGHTFHSHVGREQSSLGMIGTFIVEPMGSRYLDPITGKETKSGWQVMIDQPDAPDFREFVIIYHEIGDESFRPLNRNGEMIPQRDPNTDAYRPSARALNYRSEPFGINNLALQEKYFHIEDESLSYSAYTFGDVPTTIPRSYMGDPAKFRLVHGGGEVFHSHHPHGGTIRWLRQPKADGKADFLMNAASNGPVKFPEVRTTSDRVDVQVIGPSEVVDLQTECGSGLCQQLAGDFLFHCHVAHHYVAGMWGYWRVYNTLQIGNYPFGSTDIMPPLQELPDRKGRMKPAVTSDKLVDRTMDWYDKKWHITANKTDWSKPIPDISIKDWVKMMVPPAGQPGHTADEKGQIEAYDATVWDWTWDGNKAMGEPEVTGAFEWPKYKSPMPGKRPPMLFDEKTGKLAWPNFRPHFGKRVPFARHHGPAPWLEPIHMDKDNGALSTDPGSKGAQGQETNQPAKPGEQGRWSLCPSNAGRKQYTIHFIQTPIQLTKALGKEKPVLDPNGTLFVLQDEEAEVKANPAGDKTIPLVYRSSVYDCVDVILKSEWLDNDTTNFQMSKINIHPHFIQFDNQASDGVITGFSYEQSVRPFSELEKKVHKGLPPPMNAVLTADAKAGSSSIQIKMVEGATPFHVGTDLMIGMEQVKTSEVLWIKDIKGDTITFTEPLRFDHEKNEIASVEFVRYRMWVDADVGTVFWHDHAFGATTWPHGGVGAMIVEPYGSTYHDPKTGKEIRSGPIADIHSTEPIGYGVNGSFRELVVMPHDTVPTTAQVVTVGNPPGQTVQASIDAGQTLSFKMPYDLDKVAITMLNGGTHTTGGGLNFRAESIARRLKFKPEPSMVFSSRVYQDPSTPLLRAYLGDTIVFRLLHTLMNETHTWHVAGHAFRTERYAEHSDFRNAQHVGIAERYDLVSKAGGPQQMAGDYLHYNGRASHLSEGSWGIIRVLDKEVPDLKKLPGRDEIPASAKSVCPADAPVKSFNVIAADRALKYNPNAPDMIDVDFDRKLQVANPTGKIY